A region from the Indicator indicator isolate 239-I01 chromosome 4, UM_Iind_1.1, whole genome shotgun sequence genome encodes:
- the COMMD9 gene encoding COMM domain-containing protein 9 isoform X2 yields MAAVRHGDFAALQSLLKAPSKDAVRQLCQECFSSPAAGLGPLALRACPGLALSPEEAQQLVSALHSLTRHVVYRGLARAEDILALFPENFHQNLKNLLTKIILENISAWRNEAQASQISLPRLVDMDWRVDIKTSSDSISRMAVPTCLLQLKVQEDVALCGSSPVVSALTVELSKETLDTMLEGLGRIRDQLSAVANK; encoded by the exons ATGGCGGCTGTGCGTCACGGG GACTTCGCCGCCTTGCAGAGCCTGCTGAAG GCGCCTTCGAAGGATGCCGTGCGGCAGCTGTGCCAAGAGTGCTTCTCCAGCCCGGCCGCCGGCCTCGGCCCCCTGGCGCTGCGAGCCTGCCCCGGCCTCGCCCTCAGCCCCGAAGAAGCACAGCAG ctGGTGTCTGCCTTGcacagcctcaccaggcacGTGGTGTACCGCGGCTTGGCGAGGGCAGAAGATATCCTCGCTCTCTTCCCAGAGAACTTCCACCAGAACCTGAAAAACCTCCTGACTAAGATCATCCTGGAGAATAT ctctgcttggagGAATGAAGCACAAGCAAGTCAGA TCTCCCTGCCTCGCCTGGTCGACATGGACTGGAGGGTGGACATCAAGACATCTTCAGACAGCATCAGCAGAATGGCAGTCCCCACCTGCCTGCTTCAGCTGAAG GTGCAGGAAGATGTTGCTTTATGTGGGAGCAGCCCTGTTGTCTCTGCACTGACTGTGGAACTGAGCAAGGAAACCCTGGACACCATGTTAGAGGGTCTGGGAAGGATCAGGGaccagctctctgctgttgcAAACAAATGA
- the COMMD9 gene encoding COMM domain-containing protein 9 isoform X3 has protein sequence MAAAAAPGDEDFAALQSLLKLVSALHSLTRHVVYRGLARAEDILALFPENFHQNLKNLLTKIILENISAWRNEAQASQISLPRLVDMDWRVDIKTSSDSISRMAVPTCLLQLKVQEDVALCGSSPVVSALTVELSKETLDTMLEGLGRIRDQLSAVANK, from the exons ATGGCGGCTGCGGCGGCGCCGGGGGACGAGGACTTCGCCGCCTTGCAGAGCCTGCTGAAG ctGGTGTCTGCCTTGcacagcctcaccaggcacGTGGTGTACCGCGGCTTGGCGAGGGCAGAAGATATCCTCGCTCTCTTCCCAGAGAACTTCCACCAGAACCTGAAAAACCTCCTGACTAAGATCATCCTGGAGAATAT ctctgcttggagGAATGAAGCACAAGCAAGTCAGA TCTCCCTGCCTCGCCTGGTCGACATGGACTGGAGGGTGGACATCAAGACATCTTCAGACAGCATCAGCAGAATGGCAGTCCCCACCTGCCTGCTTCAGCTGAAG GTGCAGGAAGATGTTGCTTTATGTGGGAGCAGCCCTGTTGTCTCTGCACTGACTGTGGAACTGAGCAAGGAAACCCTGGACACCATGTTAGAGGGTCTGGGAAGGATCAGGGaccagctctctgctgttgcAAACAAATGA
- the COMMD9 gene encoding COMM domain-containing protein 9 isoform X1: MAAAAAPGDEDFAALQSLLKAPSKDAVRQLCQECFSSPAAGLGPLALRACPGLALSPEEAQQLVSALHSLTRHVVYRGLARAEDILALFPENFHQNLKNLLTKIILENISAWRNEAQASQISLPRLVDMDWRVDIKTSSDSISRMAVPTCLLQLKVQEDVALCGSSPVVSALTVELSKETLDTMLEGLGRIRDQLSAVANK; this comes from the exons ATGGCGGCTGCGGCGGCGCCGGGGGACGAGGACTTCGCCGCCTTGCAGAGCCTGCTGAAG GCGCCTTCGAAGGATGCCGTGCGGCAGCTGTGCCAAGAGTGCTTCTCCAGCCCGGCCGCCGGCCTCGGCCCCCTGGCGCTGCGAGCCTGCCCCGGCCTCGCCCTCAGCCCCGAAGAAGCACAGCAG ctGGTGTCTGCCTTGcacagcctcaccaggcacGTGGTGTACCGCGGCTTGGCGAGGGCAGAAGATATCCTCGCTCTCTTCCCAGAGAACTTCCACCAGAACCTGAAAAACCTCCTGACTAAGATCATCCTGGAGAATAT ctctgcttggagGAATGAAGCACAAGCAAGTCAGA TCTCCCTGCCTCGCCTGGTCGACATGGACTGGAGGGTGGACATCAAGACATCTTCAGACAGCATCAGCAGAATGGCAGTCCCCACCTGCCTGCTTCAGCTGAAG GTGCAGGAAGATGTTGCTTTATGTGGGAGCAGCCCTGTTGTCTCTGCACTGACTGTGGAACTGAGCAAGGAAACCCTGGACACCATGTTAGAGGGTCTGGGAAGGATCAGGGaccagctctctgctgttgcAAACAAATGA